One genomic region from Deltaproteobacteria bacterium encodes:
- a CDS encoding pyruvate, phosphate dikinase: MRTRQKRYVYSFGGGKAAGNASMSGLLGGKGANLAEMAGLGLPVPPGMTITTEVCTHYYAHEHSYPSVLEEQVQKGLRKIERIMRQRFGNPSNPLLLSVRSGARVSMPGMMDTVLNLGLNDDTVQGLIKRSGNPRFAYDCYRRFVQMYGDVVLGMKPESKTERDPFEVLIEEKKTARGIKLDTQFTTDDLRELVAEFKALIQTRLHVAFPQDPHEQLWGAIGAVFGSWNNSRAISYRKIENISDAWGTAVTVQSMVFGNLGDDCATGVAFTRDFSTGENVLNGDFLINAQGEDVVAGIRTPQQITLAAARERAEREGHTEQERSELYPSMEERLPENFTTLQQIAHRLEAHYKDAQDIEFTIEGGKLWMLQTRAGKRTAAAAVKIAVDMVREGAIDERTALLRVAPAQLDQLLHPTLDPNAPKERLARGIPASPGAVSGEAIFSADDAEAAAKAGRKVILIRLETSPEDIKGMDAAQGILTARGGATSHAALVSRGMGKCAVVGCEALEVDYEKQQFGVRGTDIVIRAGDFITLDGATGEVFRGQVPTRDPDPETLDFKTFMGWADRYRRLRVRANADTPDDATVARAFGAEGIGLCRTEHMFFEGDRIDAVREMILAEDLAGRTRALEKIAPMQKEDFLGIFRAMANLPVTIRLLDPPLHEFLPHTDAEIEDLATKLGTPAERLLAKRDSLHELNPMLGHRGCRLGITFPEIYEAQARAIMEAACELTREGVKVIPEIMIPLVGYQKEFDILRTRIEQVCAEVMQATQVSVPYTIGTMIEVPRAALVADTIAATAEFFSFGTNDLTQMTLGLSRDDAGKFLPAYLETKIFPQDPFSSLDQSGVGMLVELAVKKGRAARADLKLGICGEHGGDPASIDFCHRINLDYVSCSPYRVPIALLAAAHAALKHQPAVKIRRVVRKAEVESTLIAAFA; this comes from the coding sequence ATGAGAACGAGACAGAAACGTTACGTTTACTCTTTTGGCGGCGGGAAAGCCGCCGGCAATGCCAGCATGAGCGGACTCCTGGGCGGCAAAGGCGCGAACTTGGCCGAAATGGCCGGGCTGGGACTCCCCGTTCCTCCGGGCATGACGATTACCACCGAAGTTTGCACCCATTACTATGCGCATGAGCACAGCTACCCTTCTGTGCTCGAGGAACAAGTCCAGAAAGGGCTCAGAAAAATCGAAAGAATCATGCGGCAGCGGTTTGGCAATCCGTCGAATCCACTGTTGCTCTCCGTCCGCTCCGGCGCTCGGGTGTCCATGCCCGGCATGATGGATACGGTGCTCAATCTCGGCCTGAATGACGACACTGTCCAAGGGCTGATTAAACGCTCAGGCAATCCACGATTCGCTTACGACTGCTATCGTCGCTTCGTACAGATGTACGGTGATGTCGTCCTGGGCATGAAGCCAGAGTCCAAGACCGAACGCGATCCCTTCGAGGTCCTGATCGAAGAGAAGAAAACTGCGCGCGGCATCAAGCTAGATACGCAATTCACCACCGATGATCTCCGCGAACTGGTGGCAGAGTTCAAAGCCCTGATCCAGACCCGCTTGCACGTCGCATTCCCGCAAGATCCTCACGAACAACTGTGGGGGGCGATCGGGGCCGTGTTTGGTTCGTGGAATAACTCCCGCGCCATCTCCTACCGGAAGATCGAAAACATCTCCGACGCCTGGGGCACGGCGGTCACAGTCCAGTCTATGGTCTTCGGCAATCTGGGCGACGACTGCGCCACCGGAGTGGCATTCACTCGCGACTTCTCCACCGGCGAAAATGTGCTGAACGGCGACTTTCTCATCAATGCCCAAGGAGAAGACGTCGTCGCCGGTATCCGTACGCCACAACAAATCACCCTGGCGGCGGCACGCGAACGCGCCGAGCGCGAAGGCCACACCGAACAAGAACGCAGCGAGCTGTATCCTTCGATGGAGGAGCGCTTGCCCGAGAATTTCACGACCCTCCAGCAGATCGCTCACAGGTTGGAAGCCCACTACAAGGACGCGCAAGACATCGAATTCACCATCGAGGGCGGCAAACTCTGGATGTTGCAAACACGGGCCGGCAAACGCACGGCGGCAGCGGCGGTGAAAATCGCCGTGGATATGGTGCGGGAAGGAGCGATTGACGAGCGCACCGCACTCCTGCGTGTCGCACCGGCACAATTGGACCAGCTTCTTCATCCCACCTTGGACCCGAATGCGCCGAAAGAACGGCTGGCGCGAGGGATTCCGGCGTCTCCAGGGGCAGTCAGCGGCGAAGCCATCTTTTCGGCGGATGACGCTGAAGCGGCAGCCAAAGCTGGACGCAAAGTCATTCTCATCCGCCTCGAAACTTCGCCGGAAGACATTAAGGGTATGGATGCCGCGCAAGGCATTCTCACCGCACGCGGCGGCGCCACCTCTCACGCCGCGCTGGTCAGCCGCGGCATGGGCAAATGTGCCGTTGTCGGCTGCGAGGCGCTAGAAGTCGATTACGAAAAACAACAGTTCGGCGTACGCGGGACGGATATTGTCATCCGCGCAGGGGACTTTATTACGCTCGATGGTGCCACGGGTGAAGTCTTTCGTGGGCAAGTGCCCACGCGCGACCCGGACCCGGAAACTCTGGACTTCAAAACGTTTATGGGGTGGGCAGATCGGTATCGCCGCTTACGAGTCCGGGCCAACGCGGATACCCCCGATGATGCCACAGTTGCCCGCGCTTTCGGCGCGGAAGGGATTGGCCTCTGCCGCACGGAACATATGTTTTTCGAGGGAGATCGAATCGACGCGGTGCGCGAGATGATTCTCGCCGAGGACCTCGCCGGTCGGACACGAGCGCTGGAGAAAATCGCACCGATGCAGAAGGAAGATTTTCTCGGCATCTTTCGCGCCATGGCGAACCTGCCGGTCACGATTCGTCTCCTCGATCCCCCGCTCCACGAATTTCTGCCTCACACGGACGCAGAAATCGAGGACTTGGCAACTAAGCTCGGCACCCCGGCGGAGCGACTCCTTGCGAAGCGCGACTCCTTGCACGAACTCAACCCCATGCTCGGCCATCGCGGTTGTCGTCTAGGCATTACCTTTCCGGAGATCTATGAAGCGCAAGCGCGCGCCATCATGGAAGCTGCTTGCGAACTGACCCGCGAGGGGGTCAAGGTGATTCCCGAGATCATGATTCCCCTAGTCGGCTACCAAAAGGAATTCGACATCCTCCGCACACGCATTGAGCAGGTGTGCGCCGAAGTCATGCAGGCAACGCAGGTCTCGGTTCCGTATACCATCGGCACCATGATCGAAGTCCCACGCGCCGCGCTGGTAGCCGATACCATTGCCGCGACGGCAGAATTCTTCTCTTTTGGCACTAACGATCTCACGCAAATGACATTGGGCTTGAGTCGTGACGATGCGGGGAAATTCTTGCCAGCCTACCTAGAAACGAAAATTTTTCCGCAAGATCCGTTTAGCTCCTTGGACCAAAGCGGTGTGGGAATGTTAGTCGAGCTGGCCGTGAAAAAGGGCCGAGCCGCCCGGGCGGATCTCAAGCTCGGCATCTGCGGCGAGCATGGCGGAGACCCAGCTTCCATCGACTTTTGCCACAGAATCAACCTCGACTACGTGTCCTGTTCTCCGTACCGGGTGCCGATCGCGCTCTTAGCCGCAGCTCACGCCGCGCTCAAACACCAACCAGCCGTCAAAATCCGTCGCGTCGTTCGAAAGGCGGAAGTCGAATCGACGCTCATCGCCGCGTTCGCGTAA
- the aroE gene encoding shikimate dehydrogenase, giving the protein MSTLTPITGQTRIVGIFGDPIAHTRSPAMQNAGFRALNLPYAYVPFLVHPADLAKAVQAIRAYNLLGVNVTVPHKERIVRYLDDLSTEAKLCGAVNTVVNREGVLFGDNTDGRGFLASLQERGLSPQERDIIIVGAGGSTRAVLVSLIRAGSARITIANRTVAKARALVSTYRTLGNTQLEAVSLDHLEEPALLGNATLVVNCTSVGLHGESFPPLAFRATPRTCLFYDLLYRPEQTSFLRQARVARRSTVDGRRMLLHQGALAFSLWTSQPAPLEDMTRALNRALRTA; this is encoded by the coding sequence ATGTCTACTCTCACTCCGATCACCGGCCAGACCCGAATCGTGGGGATTTTTGGTGACCCGATAGCGCACACCCGCTCCCCAGCCATGCAAAACGCCGGGTTTCGCGCGCTGAATCTGCCTTATGCCTACGTTCCCTTCCTCGTCCATCCGGCGGATTTGGCGAAAGCCGTACAAGCGATTCGCGCATACAATCTGCTGGGGGTGAATGTCACCGTGCCGCATAAGGAACGCATCGTGCGCTATCTGGACGACCTCAGTACAGAAGCGAAACTCTGTGGCGCCGTGAACACCGTCGTCAATCGTGAAGGAGTGTTGTTCGGCGACAATACCGATGGCCGCGGGTTTCTGGCTTCTCTTCAGGAGCGCGGACTCTCCCCGCAAGAGCGTGACATCATCATCGTTGGCGCGGGAGGCTCAACTCGTGCAGTGCTCGTGTCGCTGATTCGTGCCGGTAGCGCGCGCATTACGATCGCCAACCGCACCGTGGCCAAAGCCCGTGCGTTAGTCAGCACCTACCGAACGCTGGGCAACACACAACTGGAGGCTGTCTCGCTCGATCATCTGGAAGAGCCCGCGTTGCTCGGCAATGCCACGCTCGTCGTCAACTGCACCTCGGTCGGACTCCATGGCGAATCTTTCCCGCCGCTTGCTTTTCGCGCCACTCCACGCACTTGCCTGTTCTACGATCTGCTCTACCGTCCCGAGCAAACGTCATTCCTTCGTCAAGCGCGTGTAGCGCGTCGCTCGACCGTGGACGGACGGCGCATGCTGTTGCATCAAGGTGCCCTGGCCTTTTCGTTATGGACCAGTCAGCCAGCCCCCTTGGAAGACATGACGCGAGCACTGAACCGCGCCTTGCGCACGGCCTGA
- a CDS encoding LPXTG cell wall anchor domain-containing protein: MVEKLLVAVVVGLFGLFPVLFQWLSARGAARSRNSRIALLSDELKFLEQWVNLSRVGLDEGQAQQGGTPSQAVQTDLAHILVEYRSLKEQELKGQARPENVSFVRQALLLFRPSTGRGWLIHTIFYFLTIFAIATIVSDYQSPTFDPETGENEFKFLLLGILVILGPILFLLRRAAIRLREQDLKQRPGMIIA; encoded by the coding sequence ATGGTTGAGAAACTGCTTGTGGCCGTAGTCGTCGGCCTGTTTGGACTTTTTCCTGTCCTCTTTCAGTGGTTGTCTGCTCGCGGTGCGGCTAGGAGTAGAAATAGCCGGATAGCACTGCTGTCGGACGAACTGAAGTTCCTAGAACAGTGGGTTAATCTATCTCGGGTCGGCTTGGATGAGGGGCAAGCTCAACAAGGCGGGACACCCTCTCAAGCGGTACAAACTGACCTTGCACATATCTTGGTGGAATACAGATCCCTCAAAGAACAGGAACTCAAGGGCCAGGCAAGACCTGAGAACGTCTCCTTTGTTAGACAAGCACTACTCCTCTTTCGCCCGTCCACCGGTAGAGGCTGGCTTATTCATACGATCTTCTATTTCCTGACAATCTTCGCGATAGCAACTATCGTGTCGGATTATCAGTCGCCAACCTTCGACCCCGAAACCGGTGAGAACGAATTTAAGTTTTTGCTCCTCGGGATTCTTGTGATCCTTGGGCCGATTCTTTTCCTACTCCGGCGCGCTGCGATACGGTTAAGGGAGCAGGATCTCAAGCAGCGGCCGGGAATGATCATCGCCTGA
- a CDS encoding DUF2442 domain-containing protein produces MFLHVTEVRLTKDYELQVTFSDGVVKEVDLVGELHGEVFEPLKDPEMFKQVRVNTETNTIEWPNGADFAPEFLNERGREIKQVA; encoded by the coding sequence ATGTTTTTACACGTGACTGAGGTCAGACTGACGAAAGACTACGAGTTGCAAGTGACCTTTAGCGACGGTGTGGTCAAAGAGGTGGACTTGGTCGGAGAACTCCACGGAGAGGTTTTCGAGCCGCTCAAAGACCCCGAAATGTTCAAACAGGTCCGGGTCAACACCGAAACCAACACGATCGAGTGGCCCAACGGAGCCGACTTCGCCCCGGAGTTCTTGAACGAGCGTGGCAGGGAGATCAAGCAGGTAGCATGA
- a CDS encoding tetratricopeptide repeat protein, with product MMQQNLATWGWQRPTLIVIDYAASRARQLHDWFAELAENGGDPQKPLRVLLLERHADPAGGWWQEAFGRGDGDAQAVRHLLDPADRPVALPSLADPEERRALLTAVLAKLGSTERPPARGTDAHFDRLLADLSWGGEPLFLFMAGLTAARLGFGQVLALSRVDLAYAIADRESERIETFAKKHKLNPRFLSHMAAYVTLCQGLERSAVEEASEEEKTALKRPSAGDPPDIVEALFAVLSSEGEVVQPIQPDMIGEAVLLRVLQAHSQEQQDACILRAFGHAGGRVAATVMRTAQDYAFEGDPAPLAWLDGLAREGTVNFSMLVEIANQLPLNTLVLRERAAAIYDTIVAQARHYVAAAPDTEAPRSLLASSLNNLANCLSDLGQREEALAAAREAVALYRQLAAARPDAFVPDLAMSLNNLANCLSDLGQREEALAAAREAVELLSPFFLALPPAFAQGMLTMVRDYLKYTEQLQREPNAALLIPILEKLNALQSPTGGES from the coding sequence ATGATGCAGCAGAATCTGGCGACGTGGGGCTGGCAACGGCCGACGCTCATCGTCATCGACTACGCGGCGTCACGCGCGCGGCAGTTGCACGACTGGTTCGCGGAATTGGCGGAAAACGGCGGCGATCCGCAAAAACCTCTGCGCGTGCTGCTGTTGGAGCGGCACGCCGATCCTGCAGGCGGGTGGTGGCAAGAGGCGTTCGGACGGGGCGACGGCGACGCCCAAGCCGTGCGTCATCTACTCGATCCGGCGGATCGTCCGGTTGCGCTCCCAAGCTTGGCGGACCCCGAAGAACGTCGAGCGCTGCTGACTGCCGTGCTCGCCAAGTTGGGCAGTACCGAGCGTCCACCGGCACGCGGTACCGACGCACACTTCGATCGGCTCCTCGCGGACCTGAGTTGGGGCGGCGAGCCGCTGTTTTTGTTCATGGCTGGCCTGACCGCGGCACGGTTGGGTTTTGGTCAGGTGCTGGCGCTTTCGCGCGTGGATTTGGCCTATGCGATTGCCGACCGCGAGAGCGAACGCATCGAAACCTTCGCCAAGAAACACAAGCTCAATCCGCGTTTCCTGAGCCACATGGCCGCCTACGTAACGTTGTGTCAGGGGCTGGAGCGGAGCGCAGTGGAAGAGGCGAGCGAGGAAGAAAAAACCGCACTGAAGCGCCCTTCTGCCGGCGACCCGCCCGATATTGTTGAGGCGTTGTTCGCGGTGTTGTCGAGCGAAGGCGAAGTCGTCCAGCCCATTCAGCCGGATATGATCGGCGAAGCCGTCTTGCTGCGCGTCTTGCAGGCGCATTCTCAGGAACAACAGGACGCCTGCATCCTCCGAGCCTTTGGCCACGCTGGCGGCCGGGTGGCGGCAACGGTCATGCGTACGGCGCAAGACTATGCATTCGAGGGCGACCCTGCGCCATTGGCCTGGCTCGACGGCTTGGCGCGCGAAGGTACCGTGAATTTTTCCATGTTGGTCGAAATCGCTAATCAATTGCCGTTGAACACGCTGGTGCTACGTGAACGCGCCGCCGCGATTTATGACACTATCGTTGCGCAAGCACGCCACTATGTCGCTGCTGCACCTGACACGGAGGCACCCCGCTCGCTGCTGGCCAGCTCCCTGAACAACCTGGCGAACTGCTTGAGTGATCTGGGGCAGCGGGAGGAGGCATTAGCGGCGGCGCGGGAAGCGGTGGCGCTGTATCGGCAACTAGCGGCGGCGCGACCGGATGCGTTTGTACCGGATCTGGCCATGTCCCTGAACAACCTGGCGAACTGCTTGAGTGATCTGGGGCAGCGGGAGGAGGCATTAGCGGCGGCGCGGGAAGCGGTGGAGCTGCTGTCGCCGTTTTTCCTGGCCTTGCCTCCTGCCTTTGCCCAGGGGATGCTGACCATGGTACGCGACTATCTCAAGTACACAGAACAATTGCAGCGTGAACCTAACGCCGCGCTGCTAATCCCGATCCTAGAAAAACTTAACGCTTTACAATCGCCTACAGGAGGTGAATCATGA